CCCCGGAAGACCGCACATCCACAGCAGTTCCAGGTCCCTGCGGATCTGCTGCGTGTTCACCCCGAAGTCCGCCGCCACCTCGGTCATCCGGATTCCCGGTCTGCTCACCAGGTACGGAACCAGGGCGAGCAACCGGGGCAGCCGCTCGCTCGTACTGCTCACCGATGCCCCTCCTCCCGCAGCGTCTCCAACGTAGCCAGATGTGCCTCTCGAACGGCCTTGCGCAGCGTCTCCGGTTCCAGCACCACCACGTCGGGGCCGTATCCCGCGAGCCATCCCGTCGCGGATTCGGGGTAGCTCAGCTCAAGACGCAGCTCCTCACCGGCGATCCCGCCCAGTTCCCGCTCGGCGAGCACTTCCGCGTCCCGGCGTACTCCCTGAGCCCGGCCACGGGCCACCCACAGCCGCACCCGGGTGGCGGGAGGTGGCGTCGACTCGAAACCGGTGACCAGGTCCATCAGGTCCACGTCCTCGGGACAGCTGACCTGGCCCCGCACCCCGAAGGCACGCACCTCGCCGATGATGCGGGAGAGCCGGAAACAGCGTGGGGCCCGCCGGTCCCTGTCGTGACCGACCACGTACCACCGGCCGCACCAGGAGACCACTCCCCACGGTTCGACGGTTCGCGACATCGAGGAGCTGGTGGCTGGTCTGCGGTAGTCGAAGGTCACCGGACGTCCCTCGCGTACCGCCGCCAGCAGCGGGGAGAAGGCGGGTTCGTCCGCCCGGACCTTGGGTTCCACCGGGGCGGGAGCGGCGTCGTCGACATCGATCCCGGCGGCCCGCAGCTTGTGCAGCGCACCGCGTGCGGCGGTGCCGAGTTCCGGAGCCTCCCAGAGCCGGGACGCCAGCGCCACGGCGGCGGCTTCGTCGGATTCGAGCGCGATGTCCCCGAGTTCGTAGTCCCGGCGTGCTATCCGATAGCCGTCCGTGCCGTCGAAAGCCGAGTTGCGGCCCGTTTCCAGCGGAATGCCCAGGTCGCGCAGCTCGGCCTTGTCCCGTTCGAACGTGCGGTAGAACGCCTCGTCACTGGCGGCGTCCGAATAACCGGGAACGATCCCCCTGATTCGCTCCGCGGTGAGGTACTGACGGGTCGACAGCAGACACAGCACCAGGTTGACCAGGCGTTCGGCGCGCGGAATCCCCACTGTCCCAACTCTAGCGGCAGGCACGGAGCCCACGCTTGTGGCCCGTCGCCGTGACCTGCCGAAAGGCCACGAACCACCGGTCATCACTAGTCTGGAAACATTCCAGACTGCCCGGTCGCGAGCGCTCCGCGAGCCGGGCCGACGCGCACGAGGACCGGCACGTTCACAGCGGCGGTTCGTGCCGCGTCCACGGCCGCGCCCGCTCCAACTGGGCCGCCAGCCGGAACAACGTCCCCTCCCCCGTCAGCGGTCCCACGAACTGCACGCCCAGGGGCAGCCCTTCGGGATCCCAGTACAACGGCACGGACATGGCTGGCCTGCCGGTGATGTTGGCCAGCTGGGTGTAGGGAACGTGCCGGAGGTTCTCCCCGGCGATCCGGTCCGCCACACCGCTGGCCCGCAGCAGTCGCCCCATGCGCAGCTTGAGCACCGCCGTGCCCGCCACACGCAGCGGCTCGGTGGTGGACAGCTCCCCCACCCGCACCGGTGGACCGGCGAGACCGGGGGTGAGCAGCAGATCGTAGTCTCGGTGGAACTCGGCGAGACCACGCGTGTAGCCGTGCCACCGGTCGAGCAGCGCGCTGTACTCGGGACCGCTGATGGCGCGCCCCACTGCGGCCAGCAGCCTGCTGTCCAGTTCGAAGGACGTCTCCGGGGCCCCGCTGGCCGCCACGGCTTCGTCGATCGACGCGGCCAGCTTCACCGACCAGGCACGCAGGAAGTCCACGGCCAGCGAGTCGAGGTCCACCGGCGAGCTCACCGGCTCCACGTGGTGGCCCAGTGACTCCAGCAACCGCGCGGCATCGCTCAATGCCTCGGTGGCGTGGGGGTGCGGCCGCCCCAGGGGCGACTGCGAGGTGAACCCGATGCGCAGCCGACCGGGCTCGGCGGAGAGCTCGGCGGTGAAACTCCGGGCGGGAGTGGCGGGCGAGTAGGGACCGACCGGGTCGGCCCCGACCACCGCGTCCAAGGCGGCGGCGCTGTCCCGAACCGTGCGGGAGAGGACGCCGTCGGAGGCGGCCCCGTGGAAGTTCTCCGCCCGCGCGGGCCCGGCGGGGACCAGCCCACGCCCCGGTTTGAGCCCGAAGAGCCCGCAGCACGCGGCAGGGATTCGGATGGACCCACCACCGTCGCTGGCCCCGGCCAGCGGAACGATCCCCGCCGCGACCGCGGCCGCCGCTCCGCCCGAGGAACCTCCTGGGGTGCGGTCCAGCGCCCACGGGTTGCGGGTGGGGCCGAACGCCTCGGGCTCGGTGACCGGCTTCGCGCCGAACTCCGGGGTGTTGGTGCGTCCGAACGGCAACAACCCCGCTTTCAGCCAGCGGCGCACCACCTCCGCCGTCTCCGGGACGGCTACCCGCGACAGCGCAGCGTTCCCCGCGCTGGAGGGATGTCCAGCCAGTTCCTGGTTGAGGTCCTTGAGCAGGAAGGGCACTCCCGCGAGAGCGCCGGAGGGAAACCGGCCCGCCAGCTCGGTGGCGGTCTCCCGGTCCGTGCGGACCACCGCGTTGAGCCGGTCGTTGACCTTCTCGCAGCGGTCGAAGGCGGCGTCCAGCAGTTCGGTCGCCGAGACCTCACCCTCGGCTACCAACCCGGCCAGCCCCACGCCGTCGTGTTCGCGGTACTCCGAGTAGTCCATGCCCAACCTCCGTCACGGCACACCTCGACGCGTCCGGCCACGGGGATCGGACACGAACTGATCACAACGAGCTGATCAGACGTTCCACCCTCTCGTCCACCGCGCGGAACGGATCCTTGCACAACACCGTGCGCTGTGCCTGGTCGTTGAGCTTGAGGTGCACCCAGTCGACGGTGAAGTCCCTGCCCGCGGTCTGCGCGGCGGCGATGAAGTCCCCCCTGAGCTTTGCCCTGGTGCTCTGGGGCGGGGTGTCCTTGGCCGCCTCGATGTCCCCGTCGTTGGTGGCCCGGTCCACCAGGTCCTTGCGCTGCAGCATCTCGAACAGGCCGCGATTGCGCCGCAGGTCGTGGTAGGCCAGGTCGAGCTGGGCGATACGCGGGCTGGACAGCTCCAAGCCGTGCTTGTCTCGGTAGCGCTCCAGCAGACGGTGCTTGATGGCCCAGTCGACCTCGCGGTCGATCAGCGAGTAGTCCTGGTACTCCACGGCGTCCAACGCCCGGCCCCACAGGTCCATGATCCGGTCCGTCATCGGATCGGAGCCGCGGCGCGCCACGTACTCCACCGCACGGCCGTAGTACTCCCGCTGGATGTCCAGCGCGGAGGCCTCACGTCCCCCTGCCAACCGCACGGGGCGCCTGCCGGTGAGGTCGTGGCTGATCTCCCGGATCGCTCGGATCGGGTTGTCCAGGCTGAAGTCGTGGAACTGCACGCCCTGCTCGATCATCTCCAGCACCAGGTTCACGGTGCCCACCTTCAGCAGGGTGGTCACCTCGGACATGTTCGAGTCGCCCACGATCACGTGCAGCCTGCGGTAGCGTTCCGCGTCGGCGTGCGGCTCGTCCCTGGTGTTGATGATCGGCCGGGAACGGGTGGTGGCGCTGGACACCCCCTCCCAGATGTGCTCGGCCCGCTGGGACAGGCAGTAGACCGCGCCGCGCGGGGTTTGCAGCACCTTGCCCGCGCCGCAGATCAACTGTCGGGTGACCAGGAACGGTAGCAGCACGTCGGCGATGCGGGAGAACTCCCCGGAACGCCCGACCAGGTAGTTCTCGTGGCAGCCGTAGGAGTTGCCCGCCGAGTCGGTGTTGTTCTTGAACAGGAAGATGTCCCCGCCGATGCCCTCGTCCGCCAGCCTGCGTTCGGCATCGGTGAGCAGGTCCTCCAGTATGCGTTCCCCCGCCTTGTCGTGGGTGACGAGCTGGACGAGGTCGTCGCACTCGGCCGTCGCGTACTCGGGGTGCGAACCGACGTCCAGGTAGAGCCTCGCCCCGTTGCGCAGGAAGACGTTCGAGGAACGCCCCCACGACACGACCTTCCGGAACAGGTATCTGGCCACCTCGTCCGGGGAGAGCCTGCGTTGCCCGTGGAAGGTACAGGTCACCCCGAACTCGGTCTCGATACCGAAGATCCTCCGTTGCATGCCTCCACAGTAGGCGTCTTCGTCGAACTCGGCGGTCCGCCGTTCGGGGCCGGAACCGGAAAAATTCGGTCGAACACGCCACGAAGCGTGTCCGAAAGGATACGGTTCGGTCCGGCTCCGGCGCCCGGAGAGGGAACGCCGGAGTCATCCCGTCACGCCCGCCGTCGCGGACTCCGGACCCCGGAACGGGCGTCCGACACCAGCCGTGTCACTCGGGTGAGCCGCCGTTTTCCGACTGCCCGGCCCCCTGCCCGGACTCCCCCGAACCACTTTCGTCGCCGGTTCCGGAACCGGACTCCCCGGAGTCCTCGGGCAGCAGCTGCCGCAGCGCCGCACCCGTGATTCGACGGAACGTGCGGTGCGGCCTGGACCGTTCCAGTATCGCCACCTCCAGCTGGCCCACTCCCAACTGGCGGGAACTCTCCCCTCCCGCGACCAGGGCGCGCACGGCCTCCCGGATGGCGGGCTCGAGTTCCATGCCGTCGGTGAAGGACTCCTTGAGCGCGGACGTGACGGTTTCGGCCTGCCCTCCCATCGCAACGTACTGCGGCTCGTCGACGATGGAACCGTCGTAGGTGAGCCGGTACAGCTGGTCCGCGTCCGGAGCCGCCCCCACCTCGGCGACGCAGATCTCCACCTCGAAGGGCTTGACCTGCTCGGTGAAGATGGCACCGAGCGTCTGCGCGTAGGAGTTGGCCAGCGCGCGGCCGGTGACGTCGCGCCGGTCGTAGGAGTAGCCCTTGACGTCGGCCATCCGGATACCGGCCATGCGCAGGTTCTCGAACTCGCTGTAACGCCCCACCGCGGCGAAGCCGATGCGGTCGTAGATCTCCGAAATCTTGTGCAGGGTGGTCGAGGGGTTCTCGGCCACGAACAGCACCCCGCCCGCGTACTTGAGCACCACCACGCTGCGGCCCCGAGCGATACCCTTTCGGGCGAGCTCGGAGCGTTCGCGCATCAGCTGCTCTGGCGAGGTGTAGAAGGGCATCGTCACGGCTGTGCACTCCTGGCTCGAATCGTGCTGTACCGACTTGGCACATGGCGCTTGCTTCGCACGCGGCGACGGGCACCGCCCCATCCCGAGCGGGCGGGACCGCGCCCCGACCACCACCGCCGGGGCGATCCAGCCCTCGCACCGCCGGGAACGGAGGCGGGCGGAACCGACCCCGCAGAGCGGTTCGGTCCTGGGAGACGGAAGCTCCGGAGCACCGCCGGATCGCGGCGCACGACGACCCCGGAGGATCCCGGCGGACCGCGTCCCGCCGGGGGTGCGATCCGGCCTCCGCGCGGCTCTCCCGAGCTCAGCCGCCGGGGTTCCGCTGCCTTCCGGCGACGACCTCCTCGGCGACGGCGGCGGTGCGGTCCCCGGACATGCGGACCGCCCCCTCAGAGCCGGTGATCGTGACCACCGTGGGATAGATCTTCCTGGCCACGTCCGGACCACCCGTGGCGCTGTCGTCGTCGGCAGCGTCGTAGAGCGCCTCGATCGCGTTGCGCACCGCCGAGTCGACATCGGCCTCCGGGTCGTGGCGCTTCTTCAACGCCGACTTGGCGAACAGTGAGCCCGAACCGACGGCGTTGTAGCCCGCGCTCTCGTCGTAGCGCCCACCGGTGACGTCGTAGGTGACGATGCGCCCCGCCCGGTCGGGATCCTCGGCCGCGGTGTCGAACCCGGCGAACAGCGGCACCACCGCGAGTCCGGCCATCGCGCCCTGCAGATTGCCACGCAGCATGGTCGCGAGCTTGTTGGCCTTACCGTCCAGCGAGAGCGACACTCCCTCGAGTTTCTCGTAGTGCTCGAGTTCGACGGCGTACAACCGCACCATCTCGAGTGCTATACCCGCCGTGCCCGCGATGCCCACGGCGGAGTAGTCGTCGGTCACGTAGAGCTTGTCCATGTCCCGCTGGGCGATGATGTTGCCCATCGTGGAACGGCGATCGCCCGCGAGCAGCACCCCGCCTCTGAAGGTCAGCGCGACGATGGTCGTCCCGTGGGGCATGTCCACCGATCCCTCGGTGTTCTCGGCGACCTGCGGCAACATCTCCGGCGCGGCGGCTCGGAGGAAGTCGGTGAACGACGAGGATCCGGGCGTGAAGTACTCGGGGGGCAGCGCCTGACCCGGATGGCTCCGAGTCGAGCTGGATTCCATGGGCGACATCGTCTCCTGCTCGAAGTAACTGGCGTCACATGATCGGTCGTGCACACTCTAGGCCGTGTCCGGCGGGGCTGATCGGCCCGGTGCCGACCAGCCCGGCCGAACGACGACTCGGGAGTCCCACCGGGACGGCGCGGTCCGACGCCCGGCCGAGCCGCCGGGCCCGGACGAACCGCCCCGAGGGGAGCTCCTACTGGCCGCCCTTCTGGACGTAGGCCCTGACGAAGTCCTCGGCGTTCTCCTCCAGGACGTCGTCGATCTCGTCCAGAATGGTGTCCACGTCCTCGCCGAGCTTCTCGCGGCGTTCCTGGCCTGCGGATTCGGCGCCGTTCTGCTCGTTGTCGCCTTCGTCTCCGCCGCCGTGCCGCTCAACCTTTTCCTGGGACATCTCGCCTCCCGGTGGTCTCATCGAGGATGTCCGCTCGTCACGGCACGGCGGGGCCAACGGGCGAGGCCCGGCCCGCCGGCCGAACGAGCTCCAAAACATCCTGGTGTGAACACTACCTAGTCAACCGGCCGCACGCCCAGATCCGAAGGTGGTGGTTTTGGATCTTTCGGGCGTGGTGTCCCGCGACGGAGTGCTCACGCGCTTCCCCACGAGGTGCGATCTCAGCCGGCGGTCAGCGAGTCCACCAGCTCTTCCGCACTGGTGGCCTCCTCCAGCAGTTCCCCCACGTGCGCCTTGGTACCCCGCAGCGGCTCCAGCGTCGGGATGCGCACCAACGACTCACGGCCCAGGTCGAAGATCACCGAATCCCAGGAGGCCGCGGCCACCTCGTTCGGGTAGCGCTCCAGGCAACGCCCGCGGAAGTAGGCCCTGGTGTCCTCCGGCGGGGTCGTGACGGCCTCCCGTACCTCCTCCTCGGCGAGGATGCGGCGCATCGAACCACGACTCACCAGCCGGTTGTACAGCCCCTTGTCCATGCGCACGTCGGCGTACTGCAGATCGATCATGTGCAGTCGCGGCGAGGCCCAGCCGAGGTTGTCCCGGCTGCGGTAGTTCTCCAGCAGTTTCAGCTTGGCGGGCCAGTCGAGCCGGTCGGCGCACTGCATCGGGTCACGGCCGAGCAGGTCGAGCACCTCGCCCCAGGTCCGCAGCACCTCCGCCGAGGTCTGGCCGCCGTGCTTCTCGACGTGCTCAGCGGCTCGCTCGTGGTAGGCCCGCTGCAGGTCCAGGCCCGTGAACTGCCGCCCGTCGGCCAGCTCCACCTTCTGGTTGAGGCTCGGATCGTGGCTGATCTGGTGCACCGCCTTCACCGGGTCGGCCAGCCTGAGGTCGTCGAACCGCAGCCCCGACTCGATCATGTCCAGGACGAGGGCCGTGGTGCCGAGCTTGAGGTAGGTGGCCGTCTCGGCGAGGTTGGCGTCACCCAGGATCACGTGCAGCCTGCGGTACTTGTCGGCGTCGGCGTGGGGTTCGTCCCTGGTGTTGATGATGCCGCGCTTGAGGGTGGTCTCCAGCCCGACCTCCACCTCGATGTAGTCGGCCCGTTGCGAGAGCTGGAAACCCGGTTTCTCCCCCACCTGGCCGATTCCCACGCGTCCGGAACCGCAGACGACCTGCCTGGACGCGAAGAAGGGGGTCAGTCCCGCGATGACGGCCGTGAACGGGGTGTCACGGGCACACAGGTAGTTCTCGTGGGTGCCGTAGCTGGCGCCCTTGCCGTCGATGTTGTTCTTGTACAGCTGGATCGGAGCGGTGCCCGGCACGCTGGCGGCGCGCAGCGCCGCCTCCTCCATGACCCGCTCCCCGGCCTTGTCCCAGAGCACGGCGTCGCGCGGGTTGGTCACCTCGGGGGCGGAGTACTCCGGGTGGGCGTGGTCGACGTAGAGGCGCGCACCGTTGGTGAGGATGACGTTGGCGGCCCCCAGGTCGTCCCCCTCCGAGCCGTTCGAGGAGGCCGTGGAGGCGCCCATGTCGAAGCCGCGGGCGTCGCGCAGTGGCGATTCCACCTCGTAGTCCCAGCGGGCACGACGCGCTCGCGGGATGTCGGCCGCCGCCGCGTAGGCCAGCACGATGTGTGTGGAGGTCAGCACCGGGTTCGCGGTCGCGTCCCCCGGCACAGTGATCCCGTACTCCACCTCGGTTCCCATGATCCGACGCATGGTGCTCAGCCTACGGGTTCAGCACGATGTACGACTCCCCGCTTTTCGGGCACGTTCCGGGAGGGCCTCCGTGCGGCGACGGTACGACGGAGAGATCGCGGACGCGAGCCGACAGCCGTTCGGCTCCGCTCCTGAAACGGCGTGACCGCCCTCCTCACGAGTCGGCCTGCCAGTATCGGGGGGTGACCGTGGGAGAGGAACGAGTGGCCGTCTACGACCGGCACGGCGCGGTGGTCGGGTCGGCCACACGGGCTCGGATGCGCGCCGAAGGACTGTGGCACGCGGCCACCTCGGTGCTGGTGCGTTCCACCGACCTGACGGCGGTGTACGTACACCGCCGGACGGCGGACAAGGACGTCTACCCGGGTATGTACGACTGCTGGGCGGGCGGCGTCGTGGGTGCGGGTGAGAGTCCGGATGCGGCCGCCCGACGGGAGTTGGCCGAGGAGTTGGGCGTCCACACGGAGCCGCGGTTCCTGTTCCGCACCAGGCACGAGCTGGGCTCGGTGCGGTTCCACGCTTTCGTGTACGAGATTCGTTGGGACGGACCACTCGTCCACCAGCCGGAGGAAATAGCGGCGGGCTGGTGGATGCCGCTGGCCGAACTGCGGGAGCGCACGGGGGATCCGGATTGGCCGTTCGTGCCGGACGGCAGGCAGTTCGCCACTGAGTGGTTCGAGTTCCGCGGCGGTTGACCGGCGCTTTCCGCCCACCGGTACACCGACGCACCGGCCGCCCGTGACGGAGCTCAGACGGCCGACCAGCCGTTGTCGACCGGCAGCACCACTCCGTTGATGTTGCTGGCGGCCGCCGAGGCCAGGAAGACGATGGCGGACGCCTGCTCGTCGGCATCGGCGACCCGGCCGATGTTCCTGCCGTAGCCGGCGAGGACGGTGGGGCCCTGCGCGTCGGGGTCCGCGTCCACGGTGATGCCGGTGGCGGTGCCGCCGGGAGCGATCGCGTTGGCGCGGATACCGCTGTCGCGGTATGTGACCGCCAGCGACTTGGTGAGCCCGACCACGCCGTGCTTGGCCGCGGTGTAGGCGGCACCGGCGGCGCTGCCCCGCAGGGAGGCCTCGGAGGCCGTGTTGACCACGACGCCCCTACCCTTGTCCAGCATGTGCGGCAGTGCGGCTCGGGTGAGCAGGAAGGGCGCACTCAGGTTGACCCGCAGCACCCGGTCCCACTCCGCGTCGGTGAGGTCGGCCACGGCGGCGAAGCTGTCCATTATCCCGGCGTTGTTGACCAGCACGTCCAGCCCGCCGAACCACTCAACGGCGGTGGAGACGATCTCGTCCGCCACGGTCCGCTCGCTCAGGTCACCGACCACTGTGACGGCCGTTCCTCCCTCGGACCGGATCCGCTGTTCCGTGGTGGCCGCTCCCTCGGCGTCGAGGTCGGCGATGAGCACCCGTGCGCCCTCGGAGGCGAAACGCAGCGCCGCGGCGCGGCCGATCCCTCCTCCAGCTCCGGTGACGACCACACCGCGATCCCGCAGGCCCGTTCCACTCATCCCGAACTCCTTCCGGTGCCGGGCGGAGCCGCCTCGGGACCGAGATCGGCACCGCCTCGCCCAACACTTCTAGGCACACTGTGTCAAGTATGCATACCGTGCCCAAAAACGAACGACCCGGGCCGGGTAACCGGTTCCGGAGGAGGGACGCAGGATGTCGAGCGAGCAGAGGAGGTCCGGCAAGCGCACCGGTCGTCCACCACTGACCGAGCGCCGCAAGGCGGCGACGCGCAGGGACATCGCCCGCGAGGCGGTCCGGCTGTTCACCACCAGGGGAGTCGCCGAGACCTCGGCCGAGGAGATCGCCGAAGCGGCCGGCGTGTCGCTGCGAACGCTGTGGCGCTACTGCCCCGGCCAGGGAAAGGAGAGTTTCGTACGCCCGCTGCTGGACACCGGGATCGAGAACGTGGCGGGCGCACTGACCGACTGGGCACCGGGCGAGATGCTGCCCGACCGGTTGAGCGGACAATCGGGCACCGGCGAGAACGCCGACGTGAGCACGATGCTGGCACTGGTGCGGTTGACGCGGGAGGAACCCGACGTCAGAGCGGTGTGGCTACAGGCCCACCGCGACGCGGAACCGGAGTTCGCCGCGAGCATCGCCGAGCGCACCGGCCGCGATGCGGACGAGCTGACCGTGAAGGTGGAGGCAGCCATGATCAACACGGCACTGCGCGTGGCGGTGGAGCACACCGCCGACCGCTGCCCCGAACCGCCGCGCCCCGCTACCGCGCTGTGGGAAGCGCTGCGGGAAGCGCTTCCGGCGATCCGCGGCGCGGGTGGCGGAACGGGTTCCCGCTGACGCTCCCGCCGTCGGTGCGTGGAGCCGCCAGGTAGCCCCGTCGGCGAGCGCGGACCCGCTCGAACGGCGCTTGTCCGCGCCCGTCGAGCGCACCACGCCTCACGCACGCCTGCGGGCGCGAAGATCAACGGATGCGGCGCTACCAATTCGACCGCACGCCTCACGCACGCCTGCGGGCGCGAAGCACCGAGTCCCACAGCGTGGTCCCGTGCCCGTGGTGCCCGCCCGCCGGACGGCTCCTGGTCTCGGCGACCACCACCTCCCACCGCTCGGGAGTCAGTTCGGCCGCGAGCCGCTCGGCCGCGACGTAGGCCTCGGCGGAGGAGGCATGCCGCTGGTCCGAGGGATGGTGCCCGACGACGAACAGCGTGCCGCCCGGCGCGACCGCCGCCGCCAGGCTCGCCAGCATCTCCTCCGGTGATCCCGCCGGGTGCACGTAGTGCGCCGTGACCAGGTCGAAGCACCGTTCCCAGGCACTCTTGCCGGTCAGATCGGTCCGCACCCACTCGATCCGGTCGGCGACACCGTCGCCGAGGATCTCGGCGTGTCTCCGCGCCCGCTCCAGGGCCGAGGCGGCGATGTCGGTCGCCGTCACCCGCCAACCTCGGGAGGCGAGCCACATCGCCTCCGCGCCCTCACCACAGCCGACGTCCAGCGCCGAGCCGGGGGCCAGCTCCCCCACCTCGGCCACGAGGTGGGGGTTGGGCTCTCCGGCACCGGAACCCCGGTGCCGCCGATAACGCTCTTCCCAGAACGCCCGGTCGAACTCCTCGGTCACGAGGATCTCCTCTCTCGGTCAGCAGGTTTCACAGTCCGTGGCGGCGGTTCCCCGCCACCAGCTCGCAGACACGTGCCTCGGAATCGGTCGAGAACGTGTCCCGGAGCGCGGCGACCGCCCGGGTGGTTTCCCGCTCGACCAGCTCGGCGTTGATCCGTGCCGCCGCGGTGGCTCCCGCGGCCGCCGCCGGCCCCACCTGGGCCGAGAGGTCGGTGACGTTGCCGGCGACCCACACCCCTTCGAGCTCGGTTCCCCCGGTCGCGTCGGCGGGGACGTGCTCACCGACACCCGCGGGGTGCTCCACCGCGTGCAGGCCTAGCTGGGCAAGCGGGGCGGCACGTGCCGTCATCCGGGGCGAGACCGCCAGCACCTCGCGCTCGACCACGGTGCCGTCGGCCAGCCGGACCCCGGTGATGCCCGCCTCACCGGTCTCCAGGGAGATCACCTCACCGTCGACCACCCCGATGCCACGGGCGGCCAACCTGTCGAGCTCCTCGGCTCCGGGACGGGGCAGGGTGTGGGAGAAGAACGTGACGTCGGAAGTCCACTGCCGAAACAGCAGCGCCTGGTGCACCGACATCGGGCCGGTCGCCAGTACGCCCACGGCCCGGTCGCGGACCTCCCAACCGTGGCAGTACGGGCAGTGCACCACATCCCGCCCCCAACGCTCCCGCAG
The nucleotide sequence above comes from Actinopolyspora erythraea. Encoded proteins:
- a CDS encoding ubiquitin-like protein Pup, translating into MSQEKVERHGGGDEGDNEQNGAESAGQERREKLGEDVDTILDEIDDVLEENAEDFVRAYVQKGGQ
- the prcB gene encoding proteasome subunit beta, with the translated sequence MESSSTRSHPGQALPPEYFTPGSSSFTDFLRAAAPEMLPQVAENTEGSVDMPHGTTIVALTFRGGVLLAGDRRSTMGNIIAQRDMDKLYVTDDYSAVGIAGTAGIALEMVRLYAVELEHYEKLEGVSLSLDGKANKLATMLRGNLQGAMAGLAVVPLFAGFDTAAEDPDRAGRIVTYDVTGGRYDESAGYNAVGSGSLFAKSALKKRHDPEADVDSAVRNAIEALYDAADDDSATGGPDVARKIYPTVVTITGSEGAVRMSGDRTAAVAEEVVAGRQRNPGG
- the pafA gene encoding Pup--protein ligase; protein product: MQRRIFGIETEFGVTCTFHGQRRLSPDEVARYLFRKVVSWGRSSNVFLRNGARLYLDVGSHPEYATAECDDLVQLVTHDKAGERILEDLLTDAERRLADEGIGGDIFLFKNNTDSAGNSYGCHENYLVGRSGEFSRIADVLLPFLVTRQLICGAGKVLQTPRGAVYCLSQRAEHIWEGVSSATTRSRPIINTRDEPHADAERYRRLHVIVGDSNMSEVTTLLKVGTVNLVLEMIEQGVQFHDFSLDNPIRAIREISHDLTGRRPVRLAGGREASALDIQREYYGRAVEYVARRGSDPMTDRIMDLWGRALDAVEYQDYSLIDREVDWAIKHRLLERYRDKHGLELSSPRIAQLDLAYHDLRRNRGLFEMLQRKDLVDRATNDGDIEAAKDTPPQSTRAKLRGDFIAAAQTAGRDFTVDWVHLKLNDQAQRTVLCKDPFRAVDERVERLISSL
- a CDS encoding amidase gives rise to the protein MDYSEYREHDGVGLAGLVAEGEVSATELLDAAFDRCEKVNDRLNAVVRTDRETATELAGRFPSGALAGVPFLLKDLNQELAGHPSSAGNAALSRVAVPETAEVVRRWLKAGLLPFGRTNTPEFGAKPVTEPEAFGPTRNPWALDRTPGGSSGGAAAAVAAGIVPLAGASDGGGSIRIPAACCGLFGLKPGRGLVPAGPARAENFHGAASDGVLSRTVRDSAAALDAVVGADPVGPYSPATPARSFTAELSAEPGRLRIGFTSQSPLGRPHPHATEALSDAARLLESLGHHVEPVSSPVDLDSLAVDFLRAWSVKLAASIDEAVAASGAPETSFELDSRLLAAVGRAISGPEYSALLDRWHGYTRGLAEFHRDYDLLLTPGLAGPPVRVGELSTTEPLRVAGTAVLKLRMGRLLRASGVADRIAGENLRHVPYTQLANITGRPAMSVPLYWDPEGLPLGVQFVGPLTGEGTLFRLAAQLERARPWTRHEPPL
- a CDS encoding helix-turn-helix transcriptional regulator; amino-acid sequence: MGIPRAERLVNLVLCLLSTRQYLTAERIRGIVPGYSDAASDEAFYRTFERDKAELRDLGIPLETGRNSAFDGTDGYRIARRDYELGDIALESDEAAAVALASRLWEAPELGTAARGALHKLRAAGIDVDDAAPAPVEPKVRADEPAFSPLLAAVREGRPVTFDYRRPATSSSMSRTVEPWGVVSWCGRWYVVGHDRDRRAPRCFRLSRIIGEVRAFGVRGQVSCPEDVDLMDLVTGFESTPPPATRVRLWVARGRAQGVRRDAEVLAERELGGIAGEELRLELSYPESATGWLAGYGPDVVVLEPETLRKAVREAHLATLETLREEGHR
- the dop gene encoding depupylase/deamidase Dop — its product is MRRIMGTEVEYGITVPGDATANPVLTSTHIVLAYAAAADIPRARRARWDYEVESPLRDARGFDMGASTASSNGSEGDDLGAANVILTNGARLYVDHAHPEYSAPEVTNPRDAVLWDKAGERVMEEAALRAASVPGTAPIQLYKNNIDGKGASYGTHENYLCARDTPFTAVIAGLTPFFASRQVVCGSGRVGIGQVGEKPGFQLSQRADYIEVEVGLETTLKRGIINTRDEPHADADKYRRLHVILGDANLAETATYLKLGTTALVLDMIESGLRFDDLRLADPVKAVHQISHDPSLNQKVELADGRQFTGLDLQRAYHERAAEHVEKHGGQTSAEVLRTWGEVLDLLGRDPMQCADRLDWPAKLKLLENYRSRDNLGWASPRLHMIDLQYADVRMDKGLYNRLVSRGSMRRILAEEEVREAVTTPPEDTRAYFRGRCLERYPNEVAAASWDSVIFDLGRESLVRIPTLEPLRGTKAHVGELLEEATSAEELVDSLTAG
- the prcA gene encoding proteasome subunit alpha, giving the protein MTMPFYTSPEQLMRERSELARKGIARGRSVVVLKYAGGVLFVAENPSTTLHKISEIYDRIGFAAVGRYSEFENLRMAGIRMADVKGYSYDRRDVTGRALANSYAQTLGAIFTEQVKPFEVEICVAEVGAAPDADQLYRLTYDGSIVDEPQYVAMGGQAETVTSALKESFTDGMELEPAIREAVRALVAGGESSRQLGVGQLEVAILERSRPHRTFRRITGAALRQLLPEDSGESGSGTGDESGSGESGQGAGQSENGGSPE
- a CDS encoding SDR family NAD(P)-dependent oxidoreductase — encoded protein: MSGTGLRDRGVVVTGAGGGIGRAAALRFASEGARVLIADLDAEGAATTEQRIRSEGGTAVTVVGDLSERTVADEIVSTAVEWFGGLDVLVNNAGIMDSFAAVADLTDAEWDRVLRVNLSAPFLLTRAALPHMLDKGRGVVVNTASEASLRGSAAGAAYTAAKHGVVGLTKSLAVTYRDSGIRANAIAPGGTATGITVDADPDAQGPTVLAGYGRNIGRVADADEQASAIVFLASAAASNINGVVLPVDNGWSAV
- a CDS encoding TetR/AcrR family transcriptional regulator produces the protein MSSEQRRSGKRTGRPPLTERRKAATRRDIAREAVRLFTTRGVAETSAEEIAEAAGVSLRTLWRYCPGQGKESFVRPLLDTGIENVAGALTDWAPGEMLPDRLSGQSGTGENADVSTMLALVRLTREEPDVRAVWLQAHRDAEPEFAASIAERTGRDADELTVKVEAAMINTALRVAVEHTADRCPEPPRPATALWEALREALPAIRGAGGGTGSR
- a CDS encoding NUDIX hydrolase yields the protein MTVGEERVAVYDRHGAVVGSATRARMRAEGLWHAATSVLVRSTDLTAVYVHRRTADKDVYPGMYDCWAGGVVGAGESPDAAARRELAEELGVHTEPRFLFRTRHELGSVRFHAFVYEIRWDGPLVHQPEEIAAGWWMPLAELRERTGDPDWPFVPDGRQFATEWFEFRGG